A region from the uncultured Holophaga sp. genome encodes:
- the tilS gene encoding tRNA lysidine(34) synthetase TilS — protein sequence MNRQESTWLSRIRTRGDKLPSGRVLVACSGGGDSVALLAFLWAVRKSLGLELVVAHADHGLREEAEGDAALVRQLCRRLDLDLVEARLNVRAHAERQRMGLEMAARELRWNWLRGEASSAGASAVATGHTLDDHTETVFVRLARGGGLGSLTPLPARQELRWSPLIECPRAGLRAYLKAKGLSWREDATNAEPFTPRNRWRQLLPALRQEAPALDRHLLETHAQARELIEYRDHLVESWRGGRWLPGGDTKPGILFRGPWAPVELRWVLEAALRERGLRREAEHLRDLASWLTPHLNRRPGKPKTWGGWCLDPDPTGWFLHLS from the coding sequence TTGAACCGCCAAGAGAGCACCTGGCTCAGCCGGATCCGCACCCGGGGGGACAAGCTGCCCTCAGGCAGGGTTCTGGTGGCCTGCTCGGGTGGGGGGGACTCAGTGGCCCTCCTGGCCTTTCTGTGGGCCGTCCGGAAGAGCCTCGGCCTTGAGCTCGTGGTGGCCCATGCCGATCATGGCCTGCGGGAGGAGGCAGAAGGGGACGCGGCTCTGGTCCGGCAGCTCTGCCGACGCCTTGACCTGGATCTGGTGGAAGCCCGCCTGAACGTGCGGGCCCACGCGGAAAGGCAGCGGATGGGCCTGGAGATGGCCGCCCGGGAGCTCCGGTGGAACTGGCTGCGGGGCGAGGCAAGCTCAGCAGGAGCCTCCGCCGTGGCCACCGGGCACACCCTTGATGACCACACCGAAACCGTCTTCGTCCGGCTTGCCCGGGGGGGTGGCCTGGGTTCCCTGACGCCACTGCCCGCCCGGCAGGAGCTCCGCTGGTCCCCCCTCATTGAGTGCCCTCGGGCCGGACTCCGGGCCTATCTGAAGGCCAAAGGTCTGTCCTGGAGAGAGGACGCCACCAACGCCGAGCCCTTCACCCCCCGCAACCGATGGAGACAGCTCCTCCCTGCCCTCCGCCAGGAGGCCCCTGCCCTGGATAGGCACCTTCTGGAGACCCACGCCCAGGCGCGGGAGCTCATCGAATACCGCGACCACTTGGTGGAGAGCTGGCGGGGCGGAAGATGGCTCCCGGGTGGCGACACCAAGCCGGGCATCCTGTTCCGCGGGCCCTGGGCTCCGGTGGAGCTGCGTTGGGTCCTGGAGGCGGCCCTCCGGGAGCGGGGCCTTCGCAGGGAGGCGGAACACCTCAGGGATCTGGCCAGCTGGCTGACGCCCCATCTCAACCGTCGCCCTGGCAAGCCGAAGACATGGGGAGGATGGTGTCTTGATCCTGATCCAACCGGATGGTTCCTGCATTTGAGCTAG
- the ftsH gene encoding ATP-dependent zinc metalloprotease FtsH, with the protein MMKSVLVWVGIILLVLLALKQIPQNGHTAEIPFSTFYQEGTEGQYRTITLTGQDIEGQYKSPKKMPNGTTVEKFKTIAPPLQNLGQAILDWKTEGKLDEFKAAKPSENNFVYILMFWGPLLVFVILWFVFMRQAQMGGNKALSFGKARAKGLATNAKRITFADVAGCDEAKAELQEVVEFLKDPAKFVKLGGKIPRGLLLMGPPGTGKTLLAKAIAGEAKVQFFSISGSDFVEMFVGVGASRVRDLFEQGKKSAPCIIFIDEIDAVGRHRGAGLGGGHDEREQTLNQLLVEMDGFEGNEGIILIAATNRPDVLDPALLRPGRFDRRVVVDRPDLKGRTEILKVHTAEKIPLAPDVDLEVIARGTPGFAGADLANLCNEAALNAARMNKKWVEMVDFENAKDKVYMGSERRSLVMTDEDKKITAYHEAGHTVIAAVVPHSDPVHKVTIIPRGRALGVTWQLPERDRYNTTKAYMESRIAVCMGGRLAEELVFSQFSTGASNDIQQATDMARSMVTEYGMSEKLGPLKYGGGGQEIFLGRDFTQRSDISEETAKLIDSEIHHIVTSNYEKARTILIERRDALVRIAEALLDRETLDGNDVTTLMNGGALPPKGGAALDSQA; encoded by the coding sequence ATGATGAAAAGCGTACTTGTATGGGTCGGAATCATCCTCCTGGTGCTCCTGGCCTTGAAACAGATCCCGCAGAACGGGCATACCGCCGAGATCCCCTTCTCGACCTTCTACCAGGAGGGCACGGAGGGGCAGTACCGCACCATCACCCTCACGGGCCAGGACATCGAGGGGCAGTACAAGAGCCCCAAGAAGATGCCCAACGGCACCACGGTGGAGAAGTTCAAGACCATCGCCCCCCCGCTCCAGAACCTGGGCCAGGCCATTCTGGACTGGAAGACCGAGGGCAAGCTTGACGAATTCAAGGCCGCCAAGCCCAGCGAGAACAACTTCGTCTACATCCTGATGTTCTGGGGCCCCCTGCTGGTCTTCGTCATCCTCTGGTTCGTCTTCATGCGCCAGGCCCAGATGGGCGGCAACAAGGCCCTCTCCTTCGGGAAGGCCCGGGCCAAGGGCCTCGCGACCAACGCCAAGCGCATCACCTTCGCCGATGTGGCGGGCTGCGATGAGGCCAAGGCCGAGCTGCAGGAAGTGGTGGAGTTCCTCAAGGACCCCGCCAAGTTCGTGAAGTTGGGTGGCAAGATCCCCCGTGGCCTCCTGCTGATGGGCCCTCCGGGGACCGGCAAGACCCTGCTGGCCAAGGCCATCGCCGGCGAAGCCAAGGTGCAGTTCTTCAGCATCTCCGGTTCCGACTTCGTGGAGATGTTCGTGGGCGTCGGCGCCAGCCGTGTGCGTGACCTCTTCGAGCAGGGCAAGAAGAGCGCCCCCTGCATCATCTTCATCGACGAGATCGACGCCGTCGGTCGCCATCGCGGTGCCGGCCTGGGCGGTGGCCACGACGAGCGCGAGCAGACCCTCAACCAGCTGCTGGTCGAGATGGACGGCTTCGAAGGCAACGAGGGCATCATCCTCATCGCTGCCACCAACCGCCCCGATGTGCTGGACCCCGCCCTCCTCCGCCCCGGTCGCTTCGACCGCCGTGTGGTGGTGGACCGCCCCGACCTCAAGGGCCGCACCGAGATCCTGAAGGTCCACACCGCCGAAAAGATCCCTCTCGCCCCCGATGTCGATCTCGAGGTCATCGCCCGTGGCACCCCCGGCTTCGCCGGTGCCGACTTGGCCAACCTCTGCAATGAGGCCGCCCTCAATGCCGCCCGCATGAACAAGAAGTGGGTGGAGATGGTGGACTTCGAGAACGCCAAGGACAAGGTCTACATGGGCAGCGAGCGTCGCAGTCTGGTGATGACCGACGAGGACAAGAAGATCACCGCCTACCACGAAGCCGGGCACACGGTGATCGCCGCCGTGGTACCCCACAGCGACCCTGTACACAAGGTCACCATCATCCCCCGTGGCCGCGCCCTGGGCGTCACCTGGCAGCTCCCGGAGCGGGACCGCTACAACACCACCAAGGCCTACATGGAGAGCCGTATCGCCGTCTGCATGGGCGGGCGTCTTGCCGAAGAGCTCGTCTTCAGCCAGTTCTCCACGGGCGCAAGCAACGACATCCAACAGGCCACGGACATGGCTCGATCCATGGTCACCGAATACGGCATGAGCGAGAAGCTGGGCCCCTTGAAGTACGGCGGGGGCGGCCAGGAGATCTTCCTGGGCCGGGACTTCACCCAGCGCTCGGACATCAGCGAGGAGACCGCCAAGCTCATCGATTCCGAGATCCACCACATCGTCACCTCCAACTACGAGAAGGCCCGCACCATCCTCATCGAGCGCCGGGATGCCCTCGTCCGGATCGCCGAGGCCCTCCTGGACCGCGAGACCCTGGACGGCAACGATGTGACCACCCTGATGAACGGCGGGGCCCTGCCCCCCAAGGGTGGAGCTGCCCTCGACAGCCAGGCCTGA
- the folP gene encoding dihydropteroate synthase, whose protein sequence is MAWTPGDAPEFLGILNITPDSFSDGGRYFDPTAALAQAGRLVRSGASYLDLGAESTRPGAGRVSPEEEWGRLHPVLAELTRTFPATPLSLDTRHASTARQALDQGVAILNDVSGFRDPAMLQLACEQGCDVIAMRSRMVGDGFHMPPYDDPTPRDARQAVAELAEVRDRLLAAGIPRERILLDPGFGFGTTYLEDRALWKALPALPGLLDWPAWGFCVAISRKRFLARMASHPGLPPTERDGLTRAAHQQAMTWGYRYFRSHTVVDEINI, encoded by the coding sequence ATGGCCTGGACTCCTGGGGATGCCCCCGAGTTCCTGGGCATCCTCAACATCACACCGGACTCCTTCAGTGACGGCGGCCGGTACTTCGACCCCACAGCCGCCCTGGCCCAGGCCGGGCGGCTGGTCCGTTCCGGGGCCAGCTATCTGGACCTGGGTGCCGAGAGCACCCGTCCCGGTGCGGGCCGGGTCTCTCCCGAAGAGGAGTGGGGGCGGCTTCACCCGGTCCTGGCGGAGCTCACCCGCACCTTTCCGGCGACTCCCCTCAGCCTCGACACCCGCCACGCCAGCACGGCCAGGCAGGCCCTGGACCAGGGCGTCGCGATCCTGAATGATGTCTCCGGCTTCCGGGACCCGGCCATGCTCCAGCTCGCCTGCGAACAGGGCTGCGATGTGATCGCCATGCGGAGCCGCATGGTGGGCGACGGCTTCCACATGCCGCCCTACGATGACCCCACCCCCCGGGACGCCAGGCAGGCCGTCGCAGAGCTGGCCGAGGTCCGGGATCGCCTCCTGGCAGCCGGGATCCCCCGGGAACGCATCCTGCTGGACCCTGGCTTCGGCTTCGGCACCACCTATCTGGAGGACCGTGCCCTCTGGAAGGCCCTCCCTGCGCTTCCGGGCCTGCTGGACTGGCCAGCCTGGGGCTTCTGTGTCGCCATCTCCCGCAAGCGATTCCTCGCCCGCATGGCCAGCCATCCCGGACTGCCCCCGACCGAGCGGGATGGCCTGACCCGTGCAGCCCATCAGCAGGCCATGACATGGGGCTACCGCTACTTCCGAAGCCATACAGTGGTTGATGAAATCAACATATAA
- a CDS encoding pyridoxine 5'-phosphate synthase: MRLGVNIDHVATVRQARAGREPEPIAAALLAQSAGAHGITVHLRGDRRHIQERDVRLLREVLAIPLNVECAASAETLETLIPLRPDWITLVPETREELTTQGGLDTVFLQGHLRSIVRELRASDIRVSLFIDPVADQVTMAGRLEADAVEFNTGVYADLPRTADPAPELERLARACRLAAKLNLRVLAGHGLNMQNVQPIASIPEIEELNIGHSIIGRALMVGMEGAVKEMLGALVSVREGR, encoded by the coding sequence ATGCGTCTTGGAGTGAACATCGATCATGTGGCCACCGTAAGGCAGGCGCGCGCCGGAAGGGAGCCGGAGCCCATTGCAGCCGCCCTCCTCGCCCAGAGCGCGGGTGCCCATGGCATCACAGTCCACCTCCGCGGTGATCGCCGACACATCCAAGAACGGGATGTCCGACTGCTGAGGGAGGTGCTGGCCATTCCCCTCAATGTGGAGTGCGCCGCCTCGGCCGAGACCCTGGAGACCCTCATCCCCCTCCGTCCCGACTGGATCACCCTGGTCCCTGAGACCCGCGAGGAACTCACCACCCAGGGCGGCCTGGACACCGTCTTCCTCCAGGGGCATCTGCGCTCCATCGTCCGCGAGCTGCGCGCTTCGGATATCCGGGTGAGCCTCTTCATCGATCCCGTGGCCGATCAGGTCACCATGGCAGGGCGCCTCGAAGCCGATGCCGTCGAATTCAATACAGGCGTCTACGCCGACCTCCCCCGCACCGCCGATCCAGCCCCGGAACTGGAGCGCCTGGCCAGGGCCTGCCGCCTGGCCGCGAAGCTGAATCTCCGGGTCCTGGCCGGACACGGACTGAACATGCAGAACGTGCAGCCCATCGCCTCCATCCCAGAAATCGAAGAGCTCAACATCGGTCACAGCATCATCGGCCGAGCCCTGATGGTGGGCATGGAAGGCGCCGTCAAGGAGATGCTGGGTGCCCTTGTCTCGGTCAGGGAGGGCCGGTAG
- a CDS encoding DUF4388 domain-containing protein encodes MSHLRGSLQSIALADVLQLLHFNRKSGRLFVSQDRVKGILFVRKGEVVHAEMGSLSGERAAFEIIQWEQGFFEFSTQAFTSPTTIQRSLTDLLMEGARTTDTRKRFKSLFPNLDAVPWTPLAGDALTRDLRLFPEDHRVIPHLDGFRSFNDIIRNSGEGDVTVFQTCMILREAGRLEVIEPERELKVIPQKTSLFRKIQHVLLPADLEAWWSSQGPYQNRPIQKIRLEWEGKRWQIPAQFECMDDDKTVAVPRDVMQACGITEGSVVRVCPAP; translated from the coding sequence ATGTCCCATCTCCGGGGAAGTCTGCAGAGCATCGCACTGGCTGACGTGCTGCAACTGCTTCACTTCAACCGGAAGTCAGGCCGACTCTTCGTCTCCCAGGATAGGGTGAAGGGCATCCTCTTCGTCCGGAAGGGAGAGGTGGTCCATGCCGAGATGGGTTCCCTATCCGGGGAGCGGGCGGCCTTCGAGATCATCCAGTGGGAACAGGGCTTCTTCGAGTTCTCTACCCAGGCCTTCACCAGTCCCACCACCATCCAGAGATCCCTCACCGACCTTCTGATGGAGGGTGCCCGGACCACCGACACCCGGAAGCGCTTCAAGAGTCTCTTCCCCAACCTCGACGCCGTACCCTGGACCCCCTTGGCGGGGGATGCCCTGACCCGGGACCTCCGGCTCTTCCCCGAGGACCACCGGGTGATCCCCCATCTGGATGGGTTCAGGAGCTTCAATGACATCATCCGGAACTCGGGAGAAGGGGACGTCACGGTCTTCCAGACCTGCATGATCCTCAGGGAGGCTGGGCGCTTGGAGGTCATCGAACCCGAGCGCGAACTCAAGGTCATCCCACAGAAGACTTCCCTGTTCAGGAAGATCCAGCATGTCCTGCTCCCCGCAGACCTTGAAGCTTGGTGGTCCAGCCAGGGACCCTACCAGAACCGCCCCATCCAGAAGATCCGCCTTGAGTGGGAAGGGAAGCGATGGCAGATCCCCGCCCAGTTCGAGTGCATGGACGATGACAAGACAGTTGCCGTTCCCCGGGATGTCATGCAAGCTTGTGGAATAACTGAAGGCAGTGTTGTCAGAGTCTGTCCGGCCCCGTGA
- a CDS encoding methyl-accepting chemotaxis protein: MENMEPVDELKSVPAGEVEPDTLLREFRDYSDALDNRLDALLETIQTIRSELQNSAQNNLVRLAQAAQDMINGRVYQQIDLEAKGEVGTLVTSLNQTMANLQQLDASVKQQSTQVPELAAQLDAITADTETATQEVMNRLDTLMAAADNASRSFREATRALEQTQAAQQHFQTQIDGFLERASQGENPTVVAQEVLDFLFEHQTTTKLPPVDLEAGLAHLQSVSDESFEILNTLQFQDITRQKVEKVVLLLKQFREGLNRLLVIFKITEAEPGQSGEIFEHRVVATQEKIFDTSLEADGKKESVDDIIAQFKKAQG, encoded by the coding sequence ATGGAGAATATGGAACCCGTGGATGAGCTGAAGAGTGTACCGGCGGGAGAGGTCGAACCCGACACCCTGCTCAGGGAGTTCCGGGACTACAGCGATGCCCTGGACAACCGGCTCGACGCCCTCCTCGAGACCATCCAGACGATCCGCTCCGAACTCCAGAATTCCGCCCAGAACAATCTGGTCCGCTTGGCCCAGGCCGCCCAGGACATGATCAACGGACGGGTCTACCAGCAGATCGATCTCGAGGCCAAGGGGGAGGTCGGCACCCTGGTGACCAGCCTCAACCAGACCATGGCGAACCTGCAGCAACTGGACGCCTCCGTGAAGCAGCAGAGCACCCAGGTGCCGGAGCTGGCGGCCCAGCTCGACGCCATCACCGCCGACACCGAGACGGCCACTCAGGAGGTCATGAACCGCCTGGACACCCTCATGGCCGCTGCCGACAACGCCAGCCGCAGCTTCCGGGAGGCCACCAGGGCACTGGAGCAGACCCAGGCCGCCCAACAGCACTTCCAGACCCAGATCGATGGATTCCTGGAGCGTGCATCCCAGGGCGAGAACCCCACCGTCGTGGCCCAGGAGGTCCTGGACTTCCTCTTCGAACACCAGACCACCACCAAGCTGCCCCCTGTAGATCTGGAGGCCGGCCTCGCCCATCTGCAGAGCGTCTCCGACGAGTCCTTCGAGATTCTCAACACCCTCCAATTCCAGGACATCACCCGCCAGAAGGTCGAGAAGGTCGTCCTGCTCCTCAAGCAGTTCCGGGAAGGCCTCAACCGCCTGCTGGTCATCTTCAAGATCACCGAAGCGGAGCCCGGCCAGTCCGGGGAGATCTTCGAGCACCGGGTGGTGGCCACCCAGGAGAAGATCTTCGACACCTCCCTGGAAGCAGACGGAAAGAAGGAGTCCGTGGACGACATCATCGCCCAGTTCAAGAAGGCCCAGGGTTGA
- a CDS encoding aminoacetone oxidase family FAD-binding enzyme, with protein sequence MDVVVVGGGAAGLVAAWRAAVGGHRVRLVEGGRGLGAKLLITGGGRCNLTHAGASRELLSAFPKGQSRFLRPAFHAFSGEDLRALFRRLGLETAPREDGRVFPARAEQGAAEVVACLEGLVRQAGVELHLGTRVTGLEGAAPRLTGLVLASGERLCADAFILATGGASYPGTGSTGEGLTWLRRLGLPVVPWHPALAPVSLEEARPQWEGISLRGGMLVMRAGRSGKRLAAASGDLVFTRRGVSGPAVLELSAAIELRRRAGDAWLSYQPLKGEQELEAELLAVQAAQPLLQASTWAQRHLPQRMVPWLLEQAGLPPGQRMGELPRAGRRALVASVSAFPLGRPLPIELDRGEVTAGGLALGAVDPHSMAVQGWDNLRVCGELLDLDGPVGGYNLQAAFSTGYLAGSLS encoded by the coding sequence GTGGACGTGGTGGTGGTCGGTGGCGGGGCTGCGGGCCTGGTGGCAGCCTGGAGGGCTGCGGTAGGGGGGCATCGGGTGCGTCTGGTGGAGGGCGGCAGGGGCCTGGGTGCCAAGCTCCTCATCACGGGAGGGGGACGCTGCAACCTGACTCACGCCGGCGCTTCCCGCGAGCTCCTGAGCGCCTTCCCCAAGGGGCAGTCCCGCTTTCTGAGACCGGCCTTCCATGCCTTCAGCGGCGAGGACCTGCGGGCCCTCTTCCGACGCCTCGGGCTGGAGACGGCCCCCCGGGAGGACGGCCGTGTCTTCCCTGCCCGGGCCGAGCAGGGGGCTGCGGAGGTGGTGGCCTGCCTGGAGGGACTGGTCCGGCAGGCCGGAGTAGAGCTGCACCTGGGCACCCGGGTGACCGGACTCGAGGGGGCGGCTCCCCGTCTGACTGGGCTGGTGCTGGCATCCGGTGAGCGCTTGTGCGCCGATGCCTTCATCCTGGCCACCGGTGGGGCGAGCTATCCGGGTACGGGGTCGACGGGTGAGGGGCTCACCTGGCTGAGGCGACTTGGGCTGCCGGTGGTGCCCTGGCACCCGGCCCTGGCTCCGGTGTCCCTGGAGGAGGCGAGGCCGCAGTGGGAGGGGATCTCCCTCCGCGGGGGCATGCTGGTGATGAGGGCCGGGCGGAGCGGGAAGCGCCTGGCAGCGGCCTCCGGTGACCTGGTGTTCACCCGGAGGGGGGTCAGTGGTCCAGCGGTCCTGGAACTCTCCGCAGCCATCGAGCTGCGTCGCCGCGCGGGGGATGCCTGGCTGAGCTATCAGCCCCTGAAGGGGGAGCAGGAGCTGGAGGCCGAACTCCTGGCCGTCCAGGCGGCTCAGCCTCTGCTGCAGGCCAGCACCTGGGCCCAGCGTCACCTGCCCCAGCGGATGGTCCCCTGGCTCCTGGAGCAGGCCGGACTGCCCCCGGGACAGCGGATGGGGGAGCTTCCTCGGGCCGGGCGGCGTGCTCTGGTGGCCTCCGTGTCGGCGTTCCCCCTGGGGCGCCCCCTACCGATTGAGCTGGATAGGGGGGAGGTCACGGCAGGGGGACTGGCGCTCGGCGCCGTCGACCCCCACTCCATGGCTGTGCAGGGCTGGGACAACCTCCGGGTTTGCGGGGAGCTGCTGGACCTGGATGGGCCGGTCGGGGGCTACAACCTCCAGGCGGCCTTCAGTACCGGCTACTTGGCCGGGAGCTTGTCCTGA
- the purE gene encoding 5-(carboxyamino)imidazole ribonucleotide mutase, with the protein MAEHPLVGILMGSKSDWSTMQECARTLRQLEIPFEAHVASAHRTPEKVIEYCKNAEGRGLKCIIAAAGGAAHLAGVCASKTHLPILGVPMKGWATEGMDALLSTAQMPSGIPVATLAIGKAGAVNSAILAAQIIALGDPAVRERLLAFRDAQTRKALADDNLELE; encoded by the coding sequence ATGGCGGAACACCCCCTCGTCGGCATTCTGATGGGGTCCAAATCGGACTGGTCCACCATGCAGGAGTGCGCCCGCACCCTGCGGCAGCTGGAGATCCCCTTCGAGGCCCATGTGGCCTCTGCCCACCGGACCCCGGAGAAGGTGATCGAGTACTGCAAGAACGCCGAAGGACGTGGCCTGAAGTGCATCATCGCCGCAGCCGGTGGTGCGGCCCACCTGGCCGGCGTCTGCGCCAGCAAGACCCATCTCCCCATTCTGGGCGTCCCCATGAAGGGCTGGGCCACCGAGGGCATGGACGCCCTCCTCTCCACGGCCCAGATGCCCTCGGGCATCCCGGTGGCCACCCTGGCCATCGGCAAGGCCGGAGCCGTCAACTCCGCCATCCTGGCCGCCCAGATCATCGCCCTGGGCGACCCCGCAGTGCGCGAACGCCTCCTGGCCTTCAGGGATGCCCAGACCCGCAAGGCCCTGGCGGACGACAACCTCGAGCTGGAATAG
- a CDS encoding DUF4105 domain-containing protein, with amino-acid sequence MKPSRLSSRPERLLKALLFVVGAFGVLRAQAPQDLARDPIWRAMLHFAPGAAESSVDTPAFFLSPEGHHDPAAELAATLAHFEDPETVSRFPGRLEWLAARMGRPAPHCEAFEEVWSRLQPRSAVFVFADAYIASPASMFGHTLLVIRGAHGADPLQQAVNYAATTQETNGLRFAYRGIFGKYPGAYSLMPYHQKLEEYTHTEHRDLWEYELNLDAAGLRRLLLHLWEVRGMGAPYYFFSRNCSYEVLHLLQVACPDRDFFRDLPPWVLPLDTLRVVEASGLVRSVHWRPSLANQVRLMADGLDRHSTSRALALGRGASPEGASPQELDLASAWLQAERARLRVDLPTYQRVQMGLLQARARLGAEADPPTPVPPVAPHLAHGSQRLSLAWSRDGGREALELRWRPALHDWMDPQAGFAPGSEVSFGEVGLRLRTGEDRPRLGDVLLLRVRAFRPVDAFFQPPSWTAGLGWREEHLGPTGAPRRVLAGDMAAGATWGGSRISAYLLAGGEGRGVPGASTLAVNGEGGLLMDWRDRLRGRLFLKAGYRFLGPVGTDREAGGEARIQLGHQLRLGLELSRRDTLGFRRTEGGLSCSWYF; translated from the coding sequence GTGAAACCCAGCCGCCTTTCTTCCCGTCCGGAGCGCCTCCTCAAGGCGCTCCTCTTTGTTGTGGGAGCCTTCGGCGTCCTGAGGGCGCAGGCTCCCCAGGATCTGGCCCGGGATCCGATCTGGCGGGCCATGCTGCACTTCGCCCCGGGGGCGGCGGAGTCCTCGGTGGATACCCCGGCCTTTTTCCTTTCGCCCGAGGGTCATCATGACCCCGCTGCTGAGCTGGCGGCTACCCTGGCGCACTTCGAGGATCCGGAGACGGTCTCTCGCTTCCCCGGGAGATTGGAGTGGCTGGCCGCGCGCATGGGTCGCCCCGCCCCCCACTGCGAGGCCTTCGAGGAAGTCTGGTCCAGGCTCCAGCCCAGGAGTGCGGTCTTTGTCTTTGCCGACGCCTACATCGCCTCTCCCGCCTCCATGTTCGGGCATACCCTTCTGGTCATCCGGGGCGCCCACGGGGCCGATCCCCTTCAGCAGGCCGTGAACTATGCCGCGACCACCCAGGAGACCAATGGTCTTCGCTTCGCCTACCGGGGCATCTTCGGGAAATACCCCGGTGCATACAGCCTCATGCCCTACCACCAGAAGCTGGAGGAATACACTCACACCGAGCACCGGGATCTCTGGGAATATGAACTCAACCTGGACGCAGCGGGCCTGCGCCGCCTGCTGCTGCACCTCTGGGAGGTGCGGGGCATGGGGGCACCCTATTACTTCTTCAGCCGGAACTGCTCGTACGAGGTGCTGCACTTGCTCCAGGTGGCCTGCCCGGATCGGGACTTCTTCCGGGACCTGCCCCCCTGGGTGCTCCCGCTGGACACCCTCCGCGTGGTGGAGGCCTCGGGTCTGGTCCGTTCCGTCCACTGGAGGCCCTCCCTGGCCAACCAGGTCAGGCTCATGGCCGATGGTCTGGACCGGCACTCGACCAGCCGGGCCCTGGCCCTGGGGCGGGGGGCATCCCCGGAAGGGGCCAGCCCCCAGGAACTCGATCTGGCCTCTGCGTGGCTCCAGGCTGAGCGCGCCCGTCTACGGGTCGATCTCCCCACCTACCAGCGGGTGCAGATGGGGTTGCTCCAGGCCCGGGCCAGGCTCGGGGCCGAGGCCGATCCGCCCACCCCTGTTCCGCCGGTGGCACCCCATCTGGCCCACGGCAGCCAGCGTCTGTCCCTGGCCTGGAGCAGGGATGGCGGGCGGGAGGCGTTGGAACTGCGCTGGCGCCCTGCGCTTCACGATTGGATGGATCCGCAGGCGGGCTTTGCGCCCGGGTCAGAGGTCAGCTTCGGCGAGGTGGGGCTCCGCCTCCGCACTGGCGAGGACCGACCCCGGCTGGGGGATGTGCTCCTGCTGAGGGTCCGGGCCTTCCGTCCGGTGGATGCCTTTTTCCAGCCACCTTCATGGACGGCTGGGTTGGGTTGGCGGGAGGAGCACCTGGGGCCCACAGGGGCACCGCGGCGGGTGCTGGCCGGGGATATGGCGGCCGGAGCCACCTGGGGCGGTTCGCGGATCTCAGCCTATCTTCTGGCCGGTGGCGAGGGGCGGGGGGTGCCCGGCGCCTCCACCCTGGCCGTGAACGGCGAAGGGGGCCTGTTGATGGACTGGCGGGACCGCCTCCGGGGCCGTCTCTTCCTCAAGGCGGGGTATCGCTTCCTGGGCCCCGTGGGCACGGATCGTGAAGCCGGGGGCGAAGCCCGGATCCAGCTGGGCCACCAACTCCGCCTGGGGCTGGAACTGAGCCGCAGGGACACTCTCGGCTTCCGACGGACCGAGGGGGGCCTCAGCTGCAGCTGGTATTTCTGA
- a CDS encoding DUF3015 family protein translates to MNFRSISASLACLLAAGTLCAQSGPHEAAIRRNVGVGLGTTIWGNVGDGLLCQILAATTNGSCGNQTFAVSSGTLGANQPSHIVRNELTDYLKDNMDTTARAIARGRGESLDAVMDILAVPAERRTQVASALQAHFTEIYPVADTTHDQVAERIMATVKAA, encoded by the coding sequence ATGAACTTCCGTTCCATCTCTGCCTCCCTGGCCTGCCTTCTGGCGGCTGGAACCCTTTGCGCTCAGAGCGGTCCCCATGAAGCCGCCATCCGACGGAATGTGGGCGTGGGCCTTGGCACCACCATCTGGGGCAATGTGGGTGACGGTCTGCTCTGCCAGATCCTGGCGGCCACGACCAATGGCAGCTGCGGCAACCAGACCTTTGCCGTTTCCTCCGGCACCCTGGGGGCCAACCAGCCCTCCCACATTGTCCGCAATGAGCTGACCGATTACCTCAAGGACAACATGGACACCACCGCCCGGGCCATCGCCCGTGGCCGGGGCGAGTCCCTGGACGCGGTGATGGACATCCTGGCCGTGCCCGCCGAGCGGCGCACCCAGGTGGCTTCAGCTCTCCAGGCCCACTTCACCGAGATCTACCCGGTGGCTGACACCACCCATGACCAGGTGGCCGAGCGGATCATGGCCACCGTCAAGGCTGCGTGA